The sequence below is a genomic window from Massilia oculi.
AGGTTCGGGAAGCCGGTCGGCACCACGATGACCTTCAGGCCGTTGGGAAGCAGTTTTTCGGTGGCCTTGAACGGCAGCACGTCGCCGCCGGCGGCCGGCTTGGTGGCCGCGCGGGTGGTCGCGGGGGTGGCCACAGGGGTGGCCACAGCGGCGCTGGCGGCGCCTGCCAGCAACACGCCGGAAATCAATGTCGCGAGCGTGGTGCGCGACAGGGTCGGATGGAACACGATGTCTCCTTGAGAAATAGACAATCGCGAAGGATAGTCTATCCGCCAAGAGATGAACAGCCGCCGGACTACCGGTGATGGCCGGTGTTTACGCGGCTTCCGACATCGGCAGGCTGATGCGGTTGCGCCCCAGGTGCTTGGCGCGGTACAGGGCGGCGTCGGCGATCGCGACCAGCTGGCTGGCGTGGTTGTCGGGACCGGCGATGGCGGTCGCGGCCCCGATCGACACCGTCACGTGGCCGCCGGCGAAGCGGCACGGCAGCTGCAGTTGTTCGACCCGGCACCGGATGCGCTCGGCGACGATGGCGGCCCCTTTCAGCGACTGGTTGGGCAGGATCACGGCGAATTCCTCGCCGCCATAGCGCGCCACCAGGTCGTTGGCCCGCATCTCGCTTGCCACGGCGCGCGCCACCCGCTTCAGGCATTCGTCGCCGCCCAGGTGGCCATGGGCATCGTTATAGGCCTTGAAGTTGTCGACGTCCACCATCAGCAGCGACAACGGCTGCATCTGGCGCAGCGCGCGCGTCCATTCCGCATGCAGGGTGTCGTCGAAGCAGCGGCGGTTGGCCAGGCCCGTCAAGCCGTCGCGCGTGGCCAGCTGCTCGAGTGCGATCTGGGCCATCTTGGCGTCGGTGAGGTCGCGCAGCGTCTCGACCACCGCCGACAGCTGGCCGCTCGCATCGAAGATCGGACTGGCGTCGGCCGCCAGGTAGCGGCGCCGGCCGGCGCGCGGCATGTCGCACCAGCTTTCGAGCGACAGCGCAATCGGAGAGCGGGGCTCCGCTCCGGACGGCGAACCGGCCTCGCCGCGCCGGCCCTTGAGCACCATGTCGGCCAGCGTAGGGCGCTGGATTTCGTGGAAGCTGCGCCAGTGGTCGCCGGTGCCAAGCACTTCGGGAGCCGCCACGCCCGTGAGCTGCTCGCAGGCGCGGTTCCAGACCATGACGCGGGCATCGGTGCCCAGTACGAAGACCGGCACCGAGAGGCTTTCCATCAACTGCCCCACGAAAGCCACGTCCTGGACCAGGTCTGTCGGGCCTGTGCCGGTGCTGGGTGCGCTCATGAGCCTTCCTCTGCGAATGGTTGCGGTATCGGAGGGCGGCAACCGGTGAGTTGCCGCTAGGGACCGATACTGCAACATGCGCAGGTCCAGGCCATTGATTTTCAGCAAGGACAATGGCGAGGTGGCACTTTGCAACGCCGGGCGGTTCAGGCGACCTTTTCGATGATGACGGGCAGCCCTGTGGGCGCATCCTGTACCGGATCGCGCACGGCCGCGCAGACCGGCACCGAGAGCGACCAGCGGGGGCGCCGCTCGGCGTTGGCGACCATCCGCAGCAAGCCGCCCATGGCGCGGATATGCTCGACCAGCTCGATGGGCAGGGCGGTCACGTCGTCGACCGAGCCGGCGCAGCCGTCGATCTCGAGGCCCAGCGTGCTGGCGCCTTCGAGCAGCCGCACGTGCACCTCGTGGTCCAGCGCAGCGCCGCTCCTGTTGGCGGCCCCGGCCAGCACGTCCTCCAGCACGCGGAATACGGCCAGCCGCGCCGCCCGGTCCTGGCTGGCGCGCGAACTCGGATCGACGCCGGCCTCGAAGCGATAGCGCAGGCCGTGACGATGGGCATGCTCGGCCAGACAGCGCTCCAGCGCCTGGCGCAGGCCGTCGCCGGGATTCGCGCCGCGCAGGCCGCCGGCGACGGCGCGCACCGCGTGGATGGCGCCGTCGATGCCGGCCAGCGCGCGTTCCAGACGGGCGGCGAGGACAGGGGACGCGTGGGCGCTTTCCCGCAGGCTCGCCATCTCGTTGCGCAAGCTCGCCAGGCGGCGGCCCAGCTCGGCCTGCAACTCGCAGCCGATCCGGGTCCGCTCGCCTTCGCGCACGCCTTCGTGCTGGCGCACCAGGCGGCACAGCACGTCGTGGTTATCGGCCAGCGCCTGGTCGGAGTGGCTGCGCGCCTCGCGCTCGGCGGCGAGCTGGTGCTGCAGCGCGCGCGCCCGCTCGTCGGCGGCGACGCTGCGGCGCAGGCCGATATAGGCCAGCACCAGGGCGGCGAGGGTGACCATGACGCAGGCCAGCACTTCCGGCGCAGTGCTGCGCCACGGCAGGGGCACCAGCGCATGCGCTTCGCTGGCCTCGACGGCGGGCGAAAGAATGGATAGGAAAACTAGGAAAACCGAAGACTTTATCATGGTCGCCCTCTTACCGGATTCGGAACATTCCGTAGGACGATACCGCCGGGTGGCTGTAGGAATATTGTTTCTTCTCAAGCCCCCTTGATGCGACACGTTTCGTGAAACGGCCGGGAGCGCAGCGCCGCGCTACCCGCCGCGCGACGCGCCGCGCTATAATGGAAGGTTGACGAGAGGCTTACCGTGACTTACAGCATCAAAGAGATCTTCTATACCTTGCAGGGCGAGGGCGCCCATGCAGGGCGGCCGGCCGTGTTCTGCCGGTTTTCCGGCTGCAACCTCTGGACCGGGCGAGAAGCCGACCGGTCGAGCGCCGTGTGCCAGTTCTGCGACACCGATTTCGTCGGCACCGATGGCGAGCGCGGCGGCAAGTTCAAGGAAGCGGACTTGCTGGCAGCCGAGATCGACAGCCTGTGGCCGACCAGTTATCCGGCCAGCAAATACGTGGTGTTCACCGGCGGCGAACCACTGCTGCAGCTCGACCGTCCCCTGATCGACGCCATGCATGCGCGCGGCTTCACCATCGCTATCGAGACCAACGGCACCCTGCCGGTGCCCGAAGGCGTGGACTGGATCTGCGTCAGCCCCAAAATGGGCTCGACGCTGGTGGTGCACAAGGGTAGCGAAATCAAGGTCGTCATCCCGCAGCTCGGGCAAGACCTGGCCGCCTATGAGGGACTCGACTTCGCGCACTTCTACCTGCAGGCGATGGACGGCCCGCTGGCCGCGCGCAACCTCCAGCTGGCGATCGAGACCTGCCGCGCCAACCCGAAATGGAAGCTCAGCCTCCAGACCCATAAACTTCTTCAGATTCCTTAACGATCCACACGCAGCATGTTGACCATTACCCGCAAGCTCGAATTCGATGCCGGACACCGGATTCCCGACCACAAGAGCCAGTGCCGCAACCTGCACGGCCACCGCTATACCCTTGAGATTACTCTGACAGGCCAGGTGATCGATTCCGATGGCAATTCCGACAATGGAATGATCATGGATTTTTCCGACGTGAAGGCCCTGGCAAAACAGCACTTGGTCGACGTGTGGGACCATGCCTTCATCGTGTACGAAAAGGATGACAAGGTGCGTGAGTTCCTGGCATCGCTGCCGGACCACAAGACGATCGTGATCGACCGCATCCCAACCGTCGAGAACCTGGCCCAGGTGGCGTTCGACATCCTGAAGGCCGTGTTCATCGACCGCTACGGCACCGGCCTGCGCCTGCACAAGCTGGTGCTGCACGAAACCCCGAACTGCTGGGCCGAGATCACCGAATGATGCCGGATCCGACCGTCCAGGCCGTCCAGGAAGCGCCGTCCGGGAGTGCGGAAGGGCGCTATATGGGCCTGGCCCTGGCCCAGGCGCAGCTGGCCTGGGACCGGGGCGAGGTGCCGGTCGGCGCCGTCGTGGTCAAGGACGGTGAGGTCATCGCGACCGGCTTCAACCAGCCGATCGGCAGCCACGACCCGACCGCCCACGCCGAGATCGTCGCCCTGCGCGCGGCCGCCGAAAAGCTGGGCAATTACCGGCTCCCGGGTTGCGAGCTGTACGTGACCCTGGAACCCTGCATCATGTGCTCGGGGGCAATGATGCATGCGCGCCTGGCCCGGGTCGTCTACGCGGCGCTTGATCCCAAGACCGGCGCCTGCGGCTCGGTCGTCAGCCTGTTCGGCGAAGACAGGTTGAACCACCACACCGAGGTGGTCGGCGGCGTCATGGCAGAGGAAGCCAGCGCCTTGCTCAAGGCCTTTTTTGTGGAACGCCGCAACGCGGCGCGCAAGCCGGCCGCAGGCCGGGAGTAAGCGGGGAGTAAGCGGGGAGTAAGCGGCGAGTAAGCGGCGAATAAGCCGGGAGAGCGCCCCGGGAGCATTCCATCAGCCGGAGCGCCATGCGCGCCAATAAGCTGTTATGCTGTTTTCACGACATAGGGATGTGAACCACGAACAGCAGCGGCGCCAGGCTGGCGCCAAACATTACGCGCTCCTGAGCTCCGCCATGCCCACCCTCCACGCCAACGGACTGCGCATCGCCTTCGACACCGCTGGCGACCCGAAAGCCGCGCCACTACTCCTGATCCACGGCCTCGGCATGCAACTGACCAACTGGCCCGACGAATTCGTCGAAGGTCTGGTCGAGCTCGGCTTCTACGTGATCCGTTTCGACCACCGCGACAGTGGCCTGTCGACCAAGTTCGAGCAGGCCGGCACCCCGAATCTCACTGTTGCGCGCATCAAGGCGGCACTCGGCTGGCCACTGCGCTCGCCATATGGCATCGACGATATGGCGGCCGACGCCGTCGGCGTGCTGTCGGCGCTGGGCGTGGCCCGGGCCCACCTGGTCGGCGTCTCGGCGCTGGGCGGCATGATTGCCCAGCAACTGGCGGCGCGCCACCCGCAGCGGGTGCTGAGCCTGACTTCCATCATGTCCACCAGCGGTCGGCGCGGCCTGCCCAGGCCGGGCGCGAAGGTTGCCAAGGCGCTAGCCAGCCGTCCCGCCAACCAGGCCGATCTCGACAGCGTCATCGACCACGCGGTGGGGCAGCTGCGGGCGCTGGGCAGCCCGTCCTATCCAACGCCGGACCGGCAATTGCGCAAGCGCGTCACGCGCTCCGTGCGGCGCTGCTACTGCCCCAGCGGCAGTGCGCGCCAGATGCTGGCGCTGCTGGCCGCCGGCGACCGCAGCGCGCTGCTGCCGGCGATCGCGGCGCCCACCCTTGTCATCCACGGCGCCGCCGATCCGCTGCTGCCGGCCGCCTGCGGCCAGGACGTGGCAAGCCACATCGACGGTGCGCGCCTCGAAATCATCGAAGGGATGGGCCACGATCTGCCGCCCCAGCTGGTCGAGCGCATCCTTGCCTTGATCGACTCCCATGCGCGGGGTAAGATGTTGCCAGATTCAACACCCCGGCTCTTCGTCAAACAGTGATCACCTCCCGTCCCGGCATCGCCATCGTGGCGCCAGCCGGCTGCATTCCCGAACCATCGGCGCTCGAACGCGCCATCGCGCGCCTCGAGCAGCAGGGCTTCCTGGTGCGTAATTACTACGACCACAGCTGCTCCTACCTGCGCTTCGGCGGCACCGACGACGCCCGCCTGGAACAACTGCACGCCGCCGTGGCCGACCCGGACGTGCACCTCATCATTGCCTTGCGCGGCGGTTATGGCGTCAGCCGCCTGCTGCCGCGCATCGACTTCGAGGCGATCGCCGCCAGCGGCAAGATCGTGGTCGGGTTTTCCGACCTGACGGCCCTGCACATGGGTCTGATGGCGAAGGCGGGCGGGCTCAGTTATGCCGGTCCGATGATCGCGGGCGACTTCGGCGCGCTCGAACCGGTCCCGTTCACGCTCGACGATTTCTGGTCCTGCCTGGCCGGCCCCACCCATACGATCACCGAGCGCGTCACCGGCAATCCGGCGCTCGACGTGCGCGGCACCGTCTGGGGCGGCAATCTGGCGATGATCGGCGCCATGCTCGGCACGCCATACTTTCCGCGCATCGACGCCGGCATCCTCTGGTTCGAAGATATCGCGGAACATCCGTACCGGGTCGAGCGCCTGCTGCTGCAACTGATGCAGGCGGGCGTGCTCGAGCGCCAGCAAGCCGTGGTGCTGGGCGACTTCTCGGGTTATCGGCTCGGGCCGCTGGACAATGGCTACGATTTCGACGCCATGCTGGCCTATCTGCGCCAGACCCTGCCGCTACCGGTATTGACGGGCCTTTCCTTCGGCCACATCGAGCGCCGCGTCACGATCCCGTTCGGCGCCCAGGGCCACCTGGTGTCCGATGCCGACGGCTTCCGCCTGACCTTGTCCGACTATCCGACGCTGGTCTGCGCCTGATCTGCGCGCCTGGGGCGTGCGCCGCTGTCCGGAATCCACCCTTATTCGCCCGGCAAGGCGCAGAATGGTAAAATAGCCGGTTAATCAAATATGCTTTTTGGGGTAATACAGTGCTATCCACAGCCAATATCACGATGCAATTCGGCGCCAAGCCGCTGTTCGAGAACATTTCCGTCAAGTTTGGCGAAGGCAACCGCTATGGCCTGATCGGCGCCAACGGCTGCGGCAAGTCGACCTTCATGAAGATCCTGGGCGGCGACCTCGAGCCGTCCGCCGGCAACGTCAGCCTCGATCCGGGCGAGCGCCTCGGTAAGCTGCGCCAGGACCAGTTCGCCTACGAAGACGTGCGCGTGCTGGACGTGGTCATGATGGGCCACACCGAGCTGTGGAACGCGATCGCCGAACGCGATGCGATCTACGCCAATCCGGAAGCGACCGACGACGACTACATGAAGGCCGCCGAGCTCGAAGGCAAAGTGGCCGAATACGACGGCTATTCGGCCGAGGCGCGCGCCGGCGAACTGCTGCTGGGCCTGGAAATCGGCACCGACCTGCACCAGGGTCCGATGAGCGCCGTGGCGCCGGGCTGGAAGCTGCGCGTGCTGCTGGCCCAGGCCCTGTTCTCGAATCCGGATATCCTGCTGCTCGACGAACCGACCAACAACCTGGACATCAACACGATCCGCTGGCTGGAAAACATGCTCAACGAGCGTAACTCCACCATGATCATCATTTCCCACGATCGTCACTTCCTGAACCAGGTCTGCACCCACGTGGCCGACATGGACTACGGCACCCTGAAGGTCTATCCGGGCAACTACGACGACTACATGCTGGCCTCGACCCAGGCGCGCAACCAGCAGCTGGCGAACAACGCCAAGGCCAAGGAAAAAGTGGCCGAGCTGCAGGACTTCGTACGCCGCTTCTCGGCCAACAAATCCAAGGCGCGCCAGGCGACCTCGCGCGCCAAGCAGATCGACAAGATCAAGATCGAGGAGTTCAAGCCATCGTCGCGCGCCTATCCGTTCGTGCGCTTCGAAGGCGAGAAGAAGCTGCACCGCCTGGCGGTGGAAGCCGAGAACATCTCGAAAGCCTATGACCGCCAGCTGTTCAAGAACTTCTCGATCATGGTCGAGGCGGGCGAACGCATCGCGATCATCGGCGCCAACGGCGCGGGCAAGACCACGCTGCTGCGCTCGATCGGCGGCGACCTGTGCGGCCTGCAGCCGGACACCGGTCGCGTGAAGTGG
It includes:
- the ldcA gene encoding muramoyltetrapeptide carboxypeptidase, whose amino-acid sequence is MITSRPGIAIVAPAGCIPEPSALERAIARLEQQGFLVRNYYDHSCSYLRFGGTDDARLEQLHAAVADPDVHLIIALRGGYGVSRLLPRIDFEAIAASGKIVVGFSDLTALHMGLMAKAGGLSYAGPMIAGDFGALEPVPFTLDDFWSCLAGPTHTITERVTGNPALDVRGTVWGGNLAMIGAMLGTPYFPRIDAGILWFEDIAEHPYRVERLLLQLMQAGVLERQQAVVLGDFSGYRLGPLDNGYDFDAMLAYLRQTLPLPVLTGLSFGHIERRVTIPFGAQGHLVSDADGFRLTLSDYPTLVCA
- the queE gene encoding 7-carboxy-7-deazaguanine synthase, translated to MTYSIKEIFYTLQGEGAHAGRPAVFCRFSGCNLWTGREADRSSAVCQFCDTDFVGTDGERGGKFKEADLLAAEIDSLWPTSYPASKYVVFTGGEPLLQLDRPLIDAMHARGFTIAIETNGTLPVPEGVDWICVSPKMGSTLVVHKGSEIKVVIPQLGQDLAAYEGLDFAHFYLQAMDGPLAARNLQLAIETCRANPKWKLSLQTHKLLQIP
- the tadA gene encoding tRNA adenosine(34) deaminase TadA, whose amino-acid sequence is MPDPTVQAVQEAPSGSAEGRYMGLALAQAQLAWDRGEVPVGAVVVKDGEVIATGFNQPIGSHDPTAHAEIVALRAAAEKLGNYRLPGCELYVTLEPCIMCSGAMMHARLARVVYAALDPKTGACGSVVSLFGEDRLNHHTEVVGGVMAEEASALLKAFFVERRNAARKPAAGRE
- the queD gene encoding 6-carboxytetrahydropterin synthase QueD: MLTITRKLEFDAGHRIPDHKSQCRNLHGHRYTLEITLTGQVIDSDGNSDNGMIMDFSDVKALAKQHLVDVWDHAFIVYEKDDKVREFLASLPDHKTIVIDRIPTVENLAQVAFDILKAVFIDRYGTGLRLHKLVLHETPNCWAEITE
- a CDS encoding alpha/beta fold hydrolase, translated to MPTLHANGLRIAFDTAGDPKAAPLLLIHGLGMQLTNWPDEFVEGLVELGFYVIRFDHRDSGLSTKFEQAGTPNLTVARIKAALGWPLRSPYGIDDMAADAVGVLSALGVARAHLVGVSALGGMIAQQLAARHPQRVLSLTSIMSTSGRRGLPRPGAKVAKALASRPANQADLDSVIDHAVGQLRALGSPSYPTPDRQLRKRVTRSVRRCYCPSGSARQMLALLAAGDRSALLPAIAAPTLVIHGAADPLLPAACGQDVASHIDGARLEIIEGMGHDLPPQLVERILALIDSHARGKMLPDSTPRLFVKQ
- a CDS encoding ABC-F family ATPase; this translates as MLSTANITMQFGAKPLFENISVKFGEGNRYGLIGANGCGKSTFMKILGGDLEPSAGNVSLDPGERLGKLRQDQFAYEDVRVLDVVMMGHTELWNAIAERDAIYANPEATDDDYMKAAELEGKVAEYDGYSAEARAGELLLGLEIGTDLHQGPMSAVAPGWKLRVLLAQALFSNPDILLLDEPTNNLDINTIRWLENMLNERNSTMIIISHDRHFLNQVCTHVADMDYGTLKVYPGNYDDYMLASTQARNQQLANNAKAKEKVAELQDFVRRFSANKSKARQATSRAKQIDKIKIEEFKPSSRAYPFVRFEGEKKLHRLAVEAENISKAYDRQLFKNFSIMVEAGERIAIIGANGAGKTTLLRSIGGDLCGLQPDTGRVKWAENANPGYMPQDPTEEFASGETLTDWMGKWTQEGDDDQAVRSILGRLLFGGDEVKKSVKVLSGGEKGRMMYGKLMLGRHNVLLLDEPTNHMDMESIESLNIALDKYAGTLIFVSHDREFVSSLATRVIEIRENDVVDFQGNYEEYLRSQGID
- a CDS encoding sensor domain-containing diguanylate cyclase produces the protein MSAPSTGTGPTDLVQDVAFVGQLMESLSVPVFVLGTDARVMVWNRACEQLTGVAAPEVLGTGDHWRSFHEIQRPTLADMVLKGRRGEAGSPSGAEPRSPIALSLESWCDMPRAGRRRYLAADASPIFDASGQLSAVVETLRDLTDAKMAQIALEQLATRDGLTGLANRRCFDDTLHAEWTRALRQMQPLSLLMVDVDNFKAYNDAHGHLGGDECLKRVARAVASEMRANDLVARYGGEEFAVILPNQSLKGAAIVAERIRCRVEQLQLPCRFAGGHVTVSIGAATAIAGPDNHASQLVAIADAALYRAKHLGRNRISLPMSEAA